One Fuerstiella marisgermanici DNA window includes the following coding sequences:
- a CDS encoding DUF6263 family protein — MSFRLVALLPLLCCTLLNTTSAQEQLRWKFRSGDHLEYTVVQNMNTSMKFGEQEVNSKFNQTIDMSWDIQSVAASGDTVLNQIFNRVRLQMVGGPAGEIEFDTATKEAPTNPIVKQLGTVFGNIVGQKFQVTMKPTGQVDNVTVPEQLLEAVRQSEAGKQGALTESMLKDMMKQSAVMLPTQPVGPGSKWKSEQEVQMPFGTMTIVSSMNFVQKDANGNAVIDFVPTVNISPRDGAPTKMSLDESNGRGRIIFDIARGRVVQTQLDLTLKMTVEQSGQKLPQTIRNVTSMTLAQ; from the coding sequence ATGTCATTCCGCCTTGTTGCTCTGCTGCCACTGCTTTGCTGCACGCTTCTGAATACCACGTCGGCCCAGGAACAGCTTCGCTGGAAGTTTCGTTCCGGTGACCACCTGGAATACACCGTCGTGCAAAACATGAATACATCCATGAAGTTTGGTGAACAGGAAGTGAATTCCAAATTCAACCAGACGATCGACATGTCGTGGGACATTCAAAGTGTGGCGGCCAGCGGTGACACAGTGCTGAATCAGATCTTCAATCGAGTTCGCCTGCAGATGGTTGGAGGACCAGCTGGCGAAATCGAATTCGACACAGCGACGAAAGAAGCTCCGACGAATCCTATTGTCAAACAGTTGGGGACAGTGTTTGGCAACATTGTCGGCCAGAAGTTTCAGGTGACCATGAAACCAACGGGACAGGTCGACAACGTCACTGTGCCCGAACAACTGTTGGAGGCCGTTCGACAGTCAGAAGCCGGCAAGCAGGGAGCTCTGACAGAAAGCATGCTGAAAGACATGATGAAGCAGTCGGCGGTAATGCTGCCGACGCAGCCTGTGGGGCCTGGCAGCAAGTGGAAAAGCGAACAGGAAGTTCAGATGCCGTTCGGCACCATGACAATTGTGTCCTCAATGAACTTCGTGCAGAAAGACGCCAACGGAAACGCGGTCATCGATTTCGTGCCGACTGTCAACATCTCCCCACGCGACGGAGCTCCGACGAAAATGAGCCTCGACGAATCGAACGGGCGCGGGCGAATCATTTTTGATATTGCCAGAGGCCGAGTTGTCCAGACTCAGCTTGACTTGACCCTGAAAATGACGGTCGAACAAAGCGGACAAAAACTTCCTCAGACTATTCGCAACGTCACGTCAATGACCCTGGCACAGTAG
- a CDS encoding lipoprotein: MKRIFLTLALIATAFLITAVVLGLNIGGLYFPDSDELNPETQSQISTHMLVGVGALVFAFLVHAISLTYFMGTGRWIEETSNAYSLDASFHKQNQKIKYGTLPGSTLCMLLLVATAALGAVADPATPASLDGTLGMTSAQIHFFTAIGTCIINLIVNFSQFVAISKNANVVEAVLAEVHRIRTERGLPV, from the coding sequence GTGAAACGCATTTTTCTGACACTGGCGCTTATCGCCACCGCGTTCCTGATCACCGCCGTCGTGTTGGGACTGAACATCGGTGGGCTGTACTTTCCCGATTCCGACGAACTCAATCCCGAAACGCAGTCGCAAATTAGTACTCATATGCTCGTGGGCGTAGGAGCACTTGTGTTTGCGTTTCTGGTACACGCCATCAGCCTGACGTACTTTATGGGCACGGGACGCTGGATCGAAGAAACCAGCAATGCGTATTCGCTGGACGCCTCATTCCACAAGCAGAATCAGAAAATCAAATACGGTACTTTGCCCGGTTCGACGCTATGCATGCTGCTTCTGGTCGCAACGGCCGCGTTGGGCGCCGTCGCTGACCCGGCCACTCCTGCATCGCTTGATGGAACGCTGGGGATGACGAGTGCTCAGATTCATTTCTTCACTGCGATTGGGACTTGCATCATCAACCTGATCGTGAATTTTTCACAGTTCGTTGCAATCTCGAAGAATGCGAATGTTGTCGAAGCCGTGCTGGCTGAAGTGCATCGGATTCGTACGGAACGTGGTCTGCCCGTGTGA
- a CDS encoding sugar phosphate isomerase/epimerase family protein, whose product MIKSAVTISIVEEARKGPFVFHDDVPAACEKAAELGFDAVELFAPSADAITAQPLDELLQQHKLNLAAVGTGAGMVKHGLHLCDADSGRREQARDFIRGIIDAGAPFKAPAIIGSMQGRWDDMTDKETALGYLRDSLNELGAHAASLGVPLIYEPLNRYETNLATTMKEGVELLAPLTTDNVKLLADLFHMNIEEANIADGLRDGGKHIGHVHFVDSNRQAAGRGHMDYAPIAKALADIGYDGYCCAEAFPIPDSVETARQTIETFKAVFRS is encoded by the coding sequence TTTCACGATGACGTTCCGGCAGCCTGCGAGAAAGCTGCCGAACTTGGCTTCGACGCGGTTGAGCTGTTTGCACCGTCCGCTGATGCCATTACGGCTCAACCACTGGACGAACTTCTGCAGCAGCACAAGTTGAACCTGGCCGCGGTTGGTACCGGTGCAGGTATGGTCAAGCATGGTCTGCATCTTTGCGATGCCGACTCCGGTCGCCGCGAACAGGCGCGTGATTTTATTCGAGGCATCATCGACGCTGGAGCTCCCTTCAAGGCACCAGCAATCATCGGATCGATGCAGGGGCGTTGGGACGACATGACCGACAAAGAAACGGCACTCGGCTATTTGCGAGACAGCTTGAACGAACTTGGTGCTCACGCCGCCAGTTTGGGTGTGCCGCTGATTTATGAGCCACTAAACCGCTACGAAACGAATCTGGCGACCACGATGAAAGAAGGCGTGGAGTTGCTGGCTCCACTGACGACTGACAACGTCAAACTGCTGGCAGACCTGTTTCACATGAACATCGAAGAAGCCAACATCGCCGATGGCTTACGCGATGGCGGCAAGCACATCGGTCACGTTCACTTTGTTGATTCCAATCGGCAGGCCGCCGGTCGAGGGCACATGGACTACGCACCGATTGCGAAGGCTTTGGCCGACATCGGCTATGACGGCTATTGCTGTGCCGAAGCGTTTCCGATTCCGGATTCTGTTGAGACGGCTCGGCAGACGATCGAAACGTTCAAAGCCGTTTTCCGTTCGTAA
- a CDS encoding RbsD/FucU family protein encodes MLKSELIHPEISAIIAQAGHSSRILIADGNYPASSAIGSGAKLVSLNLAPGLVTVSQVLKVLLTAIPIEAVNTMGMPDDDPYKLDTDPPAWDAYRGILAAAKSTVELKPIERWDFYDAVASRDHVLTIQTGDQALWANLLLTVGVRQAGE; translated from the coding sequence ATGCTAAAATCCGAACTTATTCACCCCGAAATTTCGGCCATCATCGCTCAAGCGGGACACAGTTCCAGGATTTTGATCGCGGATGGCAACTACCCGGCCTCATCAGCGATCGGTTCCGGTGCGAAACTGGTCAGCCTGAATCTCGCGCCTGGCCTTGTGACCGTGTCGCAGGTATTGAAGGTACTGCTGACGGCGATTCCCATCGAAGCCGTCAATACGATGGGCATGCCGGACGACGATCCGTACAAACTCGACACCGATCCGCCCGCGTGGGACGCGTATCGAGGAATCCTGGCAGCAGCCAAATCAACGGTAGAACTCAAACCCATTGAACGTTGGGACTTCTACGACGCTGTCGCCTCCCGCGATCACGTGCTGACGATACAAACGGGCGACCAGGCGCTCTGGGCAAACCTGTTGCTCACCGTGGGCGTGCGTCAGGCGGGAGAATAG